The stretch of DNA TCTGAATGTCTTCTCTTCGTAGTACCtcaaaataatctaaaataaaaagtttcaatatatgTTGATAAGTGATAACATTTCTTTGAAATAATGGTCATGAGTTCGTATATGATTATTATGTAAAGTTCATCCCACATGCaaattatatagattaataGTTAGTTTCTTAAGATATGGCTTTTATCTaaatacattatataaatatacatcatcattttttttttgtaatttatgatGGATTTATTGACGAAATTACCTGAGCATCTGATACTTTAGGGATTAGAATACCGGGAACCGAAAATATCACCGGTTCTGCAACATAATCCCCGTATCTAGGATGTGCAATGAGTATAAAACCCATGAAACCAAGAGTCCTGGCGGTTTGGGTGATGGCTCGAACAGTCGACATCTGATTGTAGAAACCATCAGAAAATGTACATATCACAATACTTCCAAGAACCACGGCTGGGTCAAAATTATCCGGCCGTTGGCATTCTTCAATGTCTCTGGTTAGGGTTTGTAGAACCGAGCCGTTTGTTCTAACAGCGTCTCTGGCTAAGACTAGCTTATGTTGAAGAAATGGAGCTCCGAGGGTTGGACCTTTTTATTCAACATGAAAGAAAAATTTCTTATGAATATGAACGTTTACGTgctaaattatttataattagcTACTGCCTACTGTCATGTTACAGTTAGGTacgtataaaataataataaccaaataaagcatttataaaaaaaaacattttataaaaaatttacacCAAAACTtgcaatttttgtaattataagataaaagatCATAATTAAAACTACATATTGTTAGAATAATTCTAGTTTTACGGTTTTACCTGAAAGACCAACGCCCTGAACGGTTTGGCCACCGTCGAGGATGAGGGACGCAGGATAAGACCGGTCAGTATTTCCAGCAGCGACGCCAACGACCCAAGGACTATAAGACAACACAGAAGATGGCGACGGTCCATGATTCCCTGCGGCTTGCACCACAAATACGCCGGCTTTTCTAGCCAATAGCATTGCTAGGTCGAATATCCCGAGTACCGTCGGCTTATCTACCGGCGGTTGGTCTGGTCCAATCGACAGCGTCAACACATCTACGCCATCCATTATTGCCTgtgacaaaattaaaatatgagaataaatgaataaaattggtTAGAGATTCACACTAGGAGAAAACACAGTCTTGTTTAGAGCATTGGTTACTTGGTCGATAGCTGCAACTACGTCAACAAGAGCTCCGATTGATGGATAAATCGCCTTGTAAACGGCTATGCTGCCAcattaaccaataaaataactcgtaatttttttttcccaaaacttaCCACTAGGGATGTCAATTGGGCTGTCGATGTCCAAATGGGCATGACCAATTGGACACATACATTTTATGGTCATGTATGGTCAAGACCCAAATAGACCTATGTCCAAATATGTCCAAACCAAATAAGACCATGACCAATTGGTCTGTCCATTATGTGCAGATTGAACCAAAATTTACTAAAGGTTCATCATAAACTCATAAATTCAACACATATCAATCCATTGACATAAGTTCATCTAACTATTAAGTTCATACAAAATTCATAAATTCATCATAAAACTCATAATtgaagcaaaatttattaaaagttaatcataaaaatcataattgaagaaaattttttttccccaaatttagAATCCCtaatatttaagttttattgGACAACCCATGTCCAGATTAGTTTGGACCATTTATTAATGGGGTAAATTGGTTTTGGATCCATTTGACCGCTTCAAATTTGGTCATGACCATAGCCGGTCCAATTTAATTTGGACATGGGTAGCCCATGGTCTGTAAGACCAATTGACATCCCTACTTACCACTGGATGATCATCGTTAGTCTTAAAACTTCTAATTATAAATGAGCAAATTAATATGAATGATGTGACGAACCGTGCACGTGGGGCCATACCGCTGGCACGGCCATAGAAGAATCCGTCGACGATCACCGGAACTCCAGCGTTCCCGGCTGCGATGGATGCCACGTGGCTGGACCAAACCGACCAAATAGTGAACACGTacatttaacaaattaataaattaaatttattatggTACGTTAGTGATATAGTCTACTTTGATGCATTGTGTGTTTGGAAAGTGAATCATCAAATTTAGAAATGGTATATCAGAAAATGACAGTTGTACCTTCCGTGGCCGGATGCATCGAATGGAGAGAGTATATCTAAGGAGGAGTTGAGAGCGCCTGAAGCTCGAGCTCCGGCGGAAAAGAACCTTGCAGAGATGATTTTTCCGTTACAAGATCCGACAGGGAATAGAGGACCGGTCTCACAGTCACCGGAGAAGTTCAAACGTGAGAGGTTCGATGAGTAAGGGTTTGTGAGATCGAGTCCGGCAAAGCTCGGATGAGTAGGGTTAATTCCGGTATCTACGAAACCGATCACGATGTCTTCTCCAGCACGTCTGTCGCCGTCGTTTGAGATCTTCGGCCAGACTTGTTGAGGAAGTTCCAAGAAATCGGGAGTGTATGTTGTCATTATTTTCActcctttgtcttcttcaacTACCTTCACTCCTTTGGCTTTAGTGAGTTTCTTGGCCTGCAAGTATCAAAATGAGAATTGTTTCCGGtttaccaaaccaaaatttgaGCAAAGATCGAACCAAACCTAGTTGAAATGGGAAAATTATTCATTATCGTtcgttcggtttggtttgatttcactaaatcaatttttggtttaatattcGTTTTGgcgttcttttggttttaaaataacaaaataatcgGTTAATATGCAAATTACCGAACCCAAATAAAAACCAGAATAAATTCGGTTTGGTAAATCCTAAACTCAACTAAATCCTAAACCGAACTTAATCATCTTTGGTTCTTAATTTGGCATTTACAACCTCTAAACCGagtaaatcaaaatcaaaccaaggGTTTCTGACCTTTTTAAAAGTCCACCTAGTCCAACTACATAATTCAATTTGAATCTCCGGAAGTAATAAAGAGGTCATTCAATTTCATAAATGTTGACTAATGAAATTATCTTAACCTGATAAGGAGTGGTGCTGACTGCGAAAGCATTAATGACATGTTTGAAGCTATAAAGCTTCGTATAACTTCCATTTTCGAGTGTCCTTCCAAGTATCTCTTCGTGAATCGCTTCCATCTTCTTTGCTTCATATGCCATGGCTTTGCTAAATTtccaacataaaaaaatttatatccGATCCTCAGGATAACAATGACATACATAATGAAAAATGTAATGATGTGAACCTGTTGATGTTGGTAGAAGCACGAAAGGCCAATGGTTCCCCTTCAACCAAAACGGAGTAAATCCTTTGCATAGAATCATCGCTCTCGTCTTTTTCTTCTGCTTTGGATAATATTGCACAAACaactaatacaaatatacatataattagCCATATGAAACAACAGGCTCttagttttcttggattggttTCCATTAAATCTTTCTTAGGATTCTCCATTTGTTACATTAAGATATTTATATATCGTCTAGGGTAATGAGAATCATGTTCTTGGACAACAATGCACATTACCATCGTGACCTATTTATATGCGTTACAATTTGTCTCATGATTAGTTTCCTATTTGTGTTAAGGTGTGATTCTTGCTTATATGGAAGCTTCTTTTTCTAGTTTTGACCAAGGCAAaggaatattttgtttttagatattaataaattcttcATA from Camelina sativa cultivar DH55 chromosome 9, Cs, whole genome shotgun sequence encodes:
- the LOC104714569 gene encoding subtilisin-like protease SBT2.4, with product MENPKKDLMETNPRKLRACCFIWLIICIFVLVVCAILSKAEEKDESDDSMQRIYSVLVEGEPLAFRASTNINSKAMAYEAKKMEAIHEEILGRTLENGSYTKLYSFKHVINAFAVSTTPYQAKKLTKAKGVKVVEEDKGVKIMTTYTPDFLELPQQVWPKISNDGDRRAGEDIVIGFVDTGINPTHPSFAGLDLTNPYSSNLSRLNFSGDCETGPLFPVGSCNGKIISARFFSAGARASGALNSSLDILSPFDASGHGSHVASIAAGNAGVPVIVDGFFYGRASGMAPRARIAVYKAIYPSIGALVDVVAAIDQAIMDGVDVLTLSIGPDQPPVDKPTVLGIFDLAMLLARKAGVFVVQAAGNHGPSPSSVLSYSPWVVGVAAGNTDRSYPASLILDGGQTVQGVGLSGPTLGAPFLQHKLVLARDAVRTNGSVLQTLTRDIEECQRPDNFDPAVVLGSIVICTFSDGFYNQMSTVRAITQTARTLGFMGFILIAHPRYGDYVAEPVIFSVPGILIPKVSDAQIILRYYEEKTFRDKRGIVTQFGARARIGDGRNSVFAGKAPAVSRFSSRGPAFIDANRNLLDVLKPDILAPGHQIWGAWSLPSAFDPILTGRSFAILSGTSMAAPHIAGIGAMIKQLNPSWTPAMIASAISTTATEYDSSGEVISAESYEISGLFPSNHFDHGAGHVNPARAIDPGLVLPAGFEDYISFLCSLPNINPVTIRAATGVWCTTPLSHPANLNHPSVTISALIESLVVKRSFQNVSNKTETYLGSILPPNGTAVRLIPSWFTVPPQRIQGLDIEFNVTQVLNQFTFGEVVLTGSLNHIIRIPLSVKTI